In a single window of the Chiloscyllium punctatum isolate Juve2018m chromosome 25, sChiPun1.3, whole genome shotgun sequence genome:
- the asb12a gene encoding ankyrin repeat and SOCS box protein 12a, translating to MEPDIMWPIEMSLVDITKMFSMFQPTEEEGNGEISQLNQAISNDDDKLLAELLSQERYRRFINSRSGWGVPGTPLRLAASMGHLKCLEVLLVHGAEVDSLDVKAQTPLFTAVSGKHLDCVQALLRAGANPNGSIYNNSSPLLIAAREGDVEILKELLDHGAEVNVRCKMPNWAYNPCACSGPLYLALVYGHFDCFRLLLLYGANPDFNSTEERLLSRIKSPKTALEMCFKYGCGTEYVQLLIDFGANLYLPDLSASKNIKQNEVLKLLDRARAQPRCLMSLSRITIRKYLKQASGLHSIDQLNIPPILKDYVKHHLS from the exons ATGGAACCGGATATTATGTGGCCTATCGAAATGAGCCTTGTGGATATTACAAAGATGTTTTCCATGTTTCAGCCAACCGAAGAAGAAGGCAATGGAGAAATAAGTCAGTTAAACCAAGCAATCTCTAACGATGATGACAAACTACTAGCTGAACTTTTATCTCAGGAAAGGtacaggagatttatcaataGTCGAAGTGGGTGGGGTGTTCCAGGCACTCCTCTACGTTTAGCAGCTAGTATGGGTCACCTAAAATGTCTGGAGGTCCTCCTAGTCCATGGTGCTGAGGTGGACAGTTTAGACGTGAAAGCTCAAACACCTTTGTTCACTGCTGTTAGTGGTAAGCATTTAGATTGTGTCCAAGCCTTGCTTAGGGCTGGAGCTAATCCTAATGGGAGTATTTATAACAACAGTTCACCTCTTTTGATTGCTGCAAGAGAAGGGGATGTGGAGATTTTAAAGGAACTGCTGGATCATGGAGCAGAAGTCAATGTTCGTTGCAAAATGCCAAATTGGGCCTACAATCCCTGTGCTTGCAGTGGTCCTCTCTACCTTGCTTTGGTTTATGGACACTTTGACTGCTTTCGTCTTCTTCTGTTATATGGAGCCAatccagactttaacagcactgAGGAAAGACTACTGTCAAGAATTAAATCACCAAAGACAGCTCTGGAGATGTGTTTTAAATATGGCTGTGGAACTGAGTATGTCCAGTTGCTCATAGACTTTGGAGCAAATCTTTATTTACCAGATCTGTCGGCAAGTAAAAATATAAAGCAAAATGAAGTGCTTAAACTGCTAGACAGAGCCAGAG CTCAGCCAAGGTGCTTGATGTCACTTTCCAGGATAACCATCCGCAAATACCTCAAACAAGCAAGTGGACTGCATTCCATTGACCAGCTGAACATACCCCCAATTCTAAAAGACTATGTGAAACACCATCTGAGTTGA